Genomic segment of Polycladomyces abyssicola:
TTTCGGGTACCCGTAAACCAATCGAAAAACGTCAATGTCAGATGGAATGGCTTCCGCTTTCAGTATATCCCGATTCCAACAAAAAAGTTCCCGGAGAAATCCCCGGGAACGGATGAATCAGGAAAACTGTGCCTCTTGGAAAAATTGGGGCAAATATGGTTTGTGCGCTTCCAACATTTCATCCAAAATTTGCTTCGCGATCGTGTCGGAAGGAAGGAGCGGATTGATCGTCATCGCCACCAGCGCCGTGCGATAGTCTCCCGTAACAGCGGCTTTACAAGCCACGCGTTCAAAGGATTTGATTTGCTGGACGAGACCGTTGACCGCAACGGGCAATTCTCCCACGGAGATCGGTACCGGCCCCTCTTTGGTGATCACGCAATTGACCTCAACGGCGGAATCATCCGGGATGCCGACGATCGCTCCGTTGTTTCTCACGTTGACCGGCTGGATGTCGCGTTTATCGTTGTAGATGGAGTTGATCAGGTTGCAGGCCGCATCACTGTAGTAGGCACCGCCCCGTTTTTCCAATTGCGGCGGCTTCACCGCGAGATTGGGGTCCTTATACAGTTCAAACAGTTCCGCTTCCAGCTTTTTGACCACTTCGGCACGGGTTCCTTTTTCCTTTGCCGCAGCCAGCTCTTCTTCAAGCATCTTCTGCGTTTGGAAATAATAACGGTGGTACGGGCAAGGCAGTACTCCCAGGCCTTTGATAAAATCGGGCTCCCAGCCGAGATCGACGATCTTGCTCATGGTGACATTTGATTTTTCACCGCTGGTGATGAGATCGATCACCCGATCCGTCACCTTTTCACCGTCAAGATACACATCCAACCCGAACACCATGTGGTTGAGTCCCGCGAAATCGATATGCACGCGATCCGGGCTCACGTCGAGCAGTTTGGCTACGCCCATCCGCATGCCGATCGGAACGTTGCACAGTCCCACCGCTTTTTTGATGTTGCTGTAACGGAGAATGGCTTCGGTCACCATGCCTGCGGGATTGGAAAAGTTGATCAGCCACGCGTCCGGGCACAGTTCCTCCATATCCTTGCAAATATCCAAAATGACCGGAATGGTGCGTAACGCCTTGAACAGCCCGCCCGGTCCGTTGGTCTCCTGACCGATGACACCATACTTCAACGGGATTCTTTCATCCAAAGCCCGCGCATCCAACAATCCCACACGCAATTGGGTAGTGACGAAATCGGCACCCCGAAGCGCCTCACGCCGATCCAGCGTCAGATGGATCTCAATAGGAACCCCGGCTTTTTTCACCATGCGTTTGGCCAGATTGCCCACGATATTCAACTTCTCTTTCCCTTCCGGGATATCGACCATCCACAGTTCCCGTACCGGCAATTCGTCATACCGTTTGATCAACCCTTCCACCAGTTCCGGGGTGTAACTCGATCCTCCGCCGATGGTGACGATTTTAATGCCTTTCATACTTTCATCCTCCCATGAAGGAATGTTTCATACAAATCAACAAACTCGGCAGCCAAATCTCTGATGGTGACCCGCACTCATCCCCTCATCCGTCGGCCATTCCTTCAGCTTCTGAAACACGCGTTCCTTTCGTTTAAGGTTGGGATAACAGCGACTTCAATGGATATGGCAGTTGATTTTAAATTTATTACTAATCTGACTATTTATAATATATCATGCACAGCCGTACGATTTTGTCATGACGGAAAAGAAAAAGGACAGGGGAAGCCCTGACCTTCTTTCGCAAATGTGCCGATGGATGCCTATTTCCGGTTATCGATGGACTCGTGAACAGTCTGACGGCTATTCGTGACTTGCCCCACACGGCTAAAGCCGTGGGCTTCTCGCTTCATCTGGCGTGGCAACCCACATCCATCCACGATGGCTTCGTCCAAGCCTAGTGATTTTAGTTTATCGAGATTTCGCTCGCAAAGTAGTTTTAAGTGTTTTCGCACTTCTCTGCTTAATTGTACCAAAATTCTGTCGGACTTGCAAAAGGGCTTAAGCCCTCCCTCGTCCGACGCTCGCTTTCATCCCAAACCTGAAGGGCTGGGTTTTCCCGCTCGCTCTTTATAAAACGCAAAATCTCATCCACAGCTCGGCGATACCCTCCCGCCTCTCGCAACGTTTCACTGATGAGCCGACTGTTTTGGGCAAACCGCGGGTCCGCCCAGATTTTTTCCGCTGATTCTCTGAGTACCGCCGGCGTCACCGTTGAAGGGTCGAGTACAATCCCCGCTCCAAGCTCTTTCACCCGATTTGCAACAAGGGGTTGATCGTTCACCAAGGGGATGATCAACAGCGGAACACCGTAGTACAAGCCTTCGTTGGTGCTGTTCATGCCACCGTGGGTGATAAACAGATCGGCGTGCTTCAACACCTCCAATTGCGGAACATAACGGCGAACGATGAAGTTGTCCGGAATCTCAAGCAACTCCTCCATTGGTGTATGTTGGCCGATGGAGAGAATCACCGTAGTGTCCAGATCACGAAATGCTTCTATGCACTTGCGGTATAGTTCAACCTGATAATTCACAATCGTACCCATGGATATATAGATGACACGACGGTCACCCTGTTTGCCGATGTGGATATCTAACATTTCGCAATCTTTTCGCGGGGCGATCGACGGACCGACAAATTTGACGCTGTCGTCGAATGCTTCCGCATCCGGGTGAAAATACCGGGATGTAAATACGAGCGTCATATCTCCGAATGAAGGAAAATTGCCCGGGTTCAAATCAACACCATACCGATCCGCCATTTTTTGTGTGAGTTTTTTCATCCCTTCCAACAGGCTTACCGCTCGCTCCCTACCGAACCGGGGTATTTCCTTCCAAACGAAAGTGGTGGAGAAAGCAATGCGGGGCAGGCCCAACACTTGGGCTATGATCATTCCCGGAATAAACATCATATCATACAGACAATAGTCAAACTGTTCTCCTTTCACTTTTTCAAGGATCTCCGGAGTGATTCTCTCCATAAAATCGAGCATTTTCGGAAACATTTCCCGCATCTTCTCCTGCAACTGATCCGATTGGAAACGAGGGGAGTTGGCCAAGAAAGGCTCCTGGTACCCTCGGAAGTCAGCGCCGGTTTTTTCAATCCGTTCCCTGAACCTTTCCCCGCCGACATAGACTACCTCTTCACCCCGACGGATCAATTCTTCAACCAGTCCCACCGTCGGGTTGATATGGCCTTCTCCGGAAAAATTGACCAAAAGCGCCTTTGCCATCTGAATGACCTCCATTGTCAAAATCAAAAACAAATACAGGGAAACGAATAAACCTTGTTATTCCGTCAAACAGTCCGTAATGGATCAATCGTATCTCCTCTGTTCATACAATGTTGAGACCTTCGACGAAGAAAAGTCACCGGGTTCTCCGGCGACTTTTTTCCTCAAAATCGGACTGGTAATCGCATCAATCCTCTCATAAGGAAATCCTCACGCCAGGGAAGGGATTTCTCGTCCAGATCCAGATGTAGTTCCGGCAGACGGTCGAGCAGGCGAGAGATGGCGATTTGCCCCTCCATCCTGGCGAGAGGAGCTCCCAGACAATAATGGATACCCTTGCCGAAAGCGATATGGGGATTGGGCTCGCGGGTGATGTCAAAAACATCGGGATCAGGAAAACGGCGTTCGTCCCGGTTTGCGGAACCGATGGAAACCAGGACCAGGTCTCCGTGTTGAAATGATTGTCCCCCGAAGGAAAAATCCTCACCGACCCATCGGTTGGTCGACATCTCCACAGGGCTGTAGTAACGCAGGATTTCCTCCACCGCGGTCGTGATCAGTTGTCGCTCCCTACGTAAAAGTGCCATTTGCTCCGGATGTTGCAGCAAGGCGAGGACACCGTTTCCGATCAGGTTGACGGTGGTTTCATGTCCCGCGATGATGAGCAGAAACACCATGGAGTAAAGTTCCTTCTCACTGAGACGGTCCCCTTGTTCTTCCGCCGCCAATAAGCCGCTGATCAGGTCTTCCCGGGGATTACGCCGGCGTTCTTCGAAAAGCCTTCCCAGATAGTCTTGAAAGTCTTTCATCTGGGAACGGATCTCTTCAAACCCCTCCGGCCGGTTGATCGTGGAGACAACCGCATTGGACCACTCCCGAAATCGATCGCGATCTTCCCGCGGGACACCCAGCATATCGCTGATAACAATGATGGGCAGGGGAAATGCATAATCTCGGATCAGATCCACCTCCCTGCCCGGTGAACTGACAATAGCGTCCAGCAAATCTTCCGCAATCTCCTCGATGCGTTCTCTCATTCGTTCAATCATCCTGGGGGTGAAAGCCTGTTGCACCAGATTCCGAAGGCGTGTATGATCCGGTGGGTCAGATGAGAGCATATGATGCACAAATATTTGTAATTCCTTAGTAAGTCGGCGCAATATTTCTTTACCCTGGAATAGTTTCACATTTTTGAGCAATCGTTTCTCTGTCAGTGCCGCCTGAGCTTCATCATAACGGACGATGAGCCAAGCCGGTTCGTCCCAGGGCATCCGGATGCGGTGAATCGCTCCCCTTTCCCGCAGTTCCCGGTACACCTTCCAAGCATTAGACTTGAATTCGGGCGAAAAAAAATCCAGTGTAAGTAAACTTTCGGGATTAGGCATATCTATTACTCCTCTCAAAGTGGTTGCTATTGTTGAATTCTACGCTAACTAATAAAATCCCTTCCCTAAAGTTTTTAGGTGGACAATTCGCTTTGACACAGTTATTCACATAACACTTAGAATGCGCGGAACAATCTTTTATCAAATTTCAATATATTGTTTAATTATGTAAGCATAGTTTAATTGCACCTGTCCCATATCGCGTTGTTCATCATTCCAAGCCGCTGAATGTAAAAATAAAAAACCCATCCTACCGATTAGTAGTATGGGCTTTGGTGCTGAATGGAGGGACTCGCCCCCGACCCCTTCATTACGAGTGTAGTGCTCTGCCATGCATCCTCTAACCGCAAGGAACAACCTCTGGAAAAAGGAGGTCGCATGTTATCGCCAAGATTCGTGCTATCAATAACCTGATCGACTACCCGGCGCCCATACAGACTCATGGATAATCAGCGGTGGTGCAGGGTATGAATGATGTCGTAAAGTACTCCGTGAATTTACGTTTTCAGTCTTTTCGCTTCGTCGCGATTGGCCCGAAAGAGGACCGCCACTGCCTAAGGCAAACGGTCGAGGTTTATCGGGTTGATGAGAATATGGCATTATTTGGTTATTCTTACAATCTCCCCTGTGCAGACGCATTGCGGCGCGAACATCCATACCCCGAACAGTGGACCCAGACCGTCGTAAAAGTCGCAACGGATATACGGATCGAGACTCTTCACTTCGCGGTCGGTTCGAAAGCGGATTGCCACTGCGTGCAGCAACCGGTCGAAGTTTCCTATTCGGGGGATCCCCTTTTTGGGGATCGACTGATACCGATTGATTCTCCAGATTTGCAGATGGTTCAACAGACAGATCGTCTTTCCCTTTGTCAGCAATGGCGGGTGCTTTCGCTGAATTATCGGACTCAGAAGCAAGAATCTGGTCCAACATCCGACTATCTTGGCCCGAAACCGCTATTACTGACGTTGAACGATCTTCCGAGAATTCTTCTCAATCCGGGAAACCGGCAAGTGCCTTGGCGTATTTGAGGGGGCCGGTCAAAATTTCGCGGAGGAGATGGGTGTCACCCAACAGTTCCAGGAATTTGCAACCGTATTTTTTGTTGATCTCCAGGATCCAGACTTTTCTGTTTCTATCAACCGTCGGGTCGATCGCCACGTCCCCATATAATCCAACGGACAAACGGTCCAGGGTATTGCAGACGTTACAGCAAACCTCGCGAATTTGCCTTTCGAGGCTTTTCGCTTCATCGTGGTTGAGCTGGTAAACCTTCTGGATGGCCTCGTCAGGGTACATCAACCGGTCCAAGTATCCTAGGTTGGTGACGATGCTACCTGCTTTGGCAATCCGAGCGACCATCCCTTTACAGGTCCATTGTTGCCGGCTGTCTTTTTGCATGTACACACGGAAGTCGACGGGACTTTTTCCATATTTCATTTGAACCGCCTGCTGGATCAGATAGGTTTTCCGATCTTTCAGCTGGTTCAACAGATCGACCACCTGTCTCTTCGTAAGTATAGAAGCGGTCTTCCCCTCCCTGAAGCTGACCCGATACCGATCTCTCTTTTTTTGACGTGTACGATACCACGCCCATGTAAACCACGGGAAGGTTTCAAAAAACACTTCCGTATTCCCCGAGGAACCGATCCAATTGCCGGATAACAGTAGATTGTCAGGTGGATATTGAGATCGTACTATCGAAAAATCAATTAACTGAACTATGTTGTAACCTTAAATACCTTTCATAACTAAAAAAGCCCACCCAAGAGCTTGTTTGGGCGAGCTTTAGTGGCTAACGAAAAGTTATGGTGCAAGAAACCTATGCGAATGGAACTTTAGATGCCTAGAAAGAAAGTCCAAGACGTAACCAGACATTGATTTTAAAGTGAATATAACTAAAAAAGAACAGGTTGTCACCTGTTCTTTTTTCAAGTGGTGCTGATGGAGGGACTCGAACCCCCGACCCCTTCATTACGAGTGAAGTGCTCTACCAACTGAGCTACATCAGCATATGCATTTGGTGGAGGCGAGCGGAGTCGAACCGCTGTCCGAAGATATCGCCGCGTCAGCGTCTACGAGCGTAGTCACTGTATTGAGATCTCGTCCGTCGGACTGCCCAGTGACAGGCGTTCCTACGGACCAGTCACCTAGATTTCGCCAACCGGCCGGTGACGACTCCGGTTAGCTAGCCCGCTGAATTTGAGACCCAGCTTCACCACACGGGCGATGGTGAAGTGGATCCTGGCTGGAATTAAGCAGCCAGAGCGTAGTTTTCTTGTTTGCCAGTTACATTTGGCCTTGCGTTTTTTACGAAGGACGCAACCCCTCGGCTCGCAGCTAACGCTCGATC
This window contains:
- a CDS encoding 6-phospho-beta-glucosidase, which produces MKGIKIVTIGGGSSYTPELVEGLIKRYDELPVRELWMVDIPEGKEKLNIVGNLAKRMVKKAGVPIEIHLTLDRREALRGADFVTTQLRVGLLDARALDERIPLKYGVIGQETNGPGGLFKALRTIPVILDICKDMEELCPDAWLINFSNPAGMVTEAILRYSNIKKAVGLCNVPIGMRMGVAKLLDVSPDRVHIDFAGLNHMVFGLDVYLDGEKVTDRVIDLITSGEKSNVTMSKIVDLGWEPDFIKGLGVLPCPYHRYYFQTQKMLEEELAAAKEKGTRAEVVKKLEAELFELYKDPNLAVKPPQLEKRGGAYYSDAACNLINSIYNDKRDIQPVNVRNNGAIVGIPDDSAVEVNCVITKEGPVPISVGELPVAVNGLVQQIKSFERVACKAAVTGDYRTALVAMTINPLLPSDTIAKQILDEMLEAHKPYLPQFFQEAQFS
- a CDS encoding macrolide family glycosyltransferase, coding for MAKALLVNFSGEGHINPTVGLVEELIRRGEEVVYVGGERFRERIEKTGADFRGYQEPFLANSPRFQSDQLQEKMREMFPKMLDFMERITPEILEKVKGEQFDYCLYDMMFIPGMIIAQVLGLPRIAFSTTFVWKEIPRFGRERAVSLLEGMKKLTQKMADRYGVDLNPGNFPSFGDMTLVFTSRYFHPDAEAFDDSVKFVGPSIAPRKDCEMLDIHIGKQGDRRVIYISMGTIVNYQVELYRKCIEAFRDLDTTVILSIGQHTPMEELLEIPDNFIVRRYVPQLEVLKHADLFITHGGMNSTNEGLYYGVPLLIIPLVNDQPLVANRVKELGAGIVLDPSTVTPAVLRESAEKIWADPRFAQNSRLISETLREAGGYRRAVDEILRFIKSERENPALQVWDESERRTREGLSPFASPTEFWYN
- a CDS encoding cytochrome P450 family protein, coding for MPNPESLLTLDFFSPEFKSNAWKVYRELRERGAIHRIRMPWDEPAWLIVRYDEAQAALTEKRLLKNVKLFQGKEILRRLTKELQIFVHHMLSSDPPDHTRLRNLVQQAFTPRMIERMRERIEEIAEDLLDAIVSSPGREVDLIRDYAFPLPIIVISDMLGVPREDRDRFREWSNAVVSTINRPEGFEEIRSQMKDFQDYLGRLFEERRRNPREDLISGLLAAEEQGDRLSEKELYSMVFLLIIAGHETTVNLIGNGVLALLQHPEQMALLRRERQLITTAVEEILRYYSPVEMSTNRWVGEDFSFGGQSFQHGDLVLVSIGSANRDERRFPDPDVFDITREPNPHIAFGKGIHYCLGAPLARMEGQIAISRLLDRLPELHLDLDEKSLPWREDFLMRGLMRLPVRF
- a CDS encoding YheC/YheD family protein → MFFETFPWFTWAWYRTRQKKRDRYRVSFREGKTASILTKRQVVDLLNQLKDRKTYLIQQAVQMKYGKSPVDFRVYMQKDSRQQWTCKGMVARIAKAGSIVTNLGYLDRLMYPDEAIQKVYQLNHDEAKSLERQIREVCCNVCNTLDRLSVGLYGDVAIDPTVDRNRKVWILEINKKYGCKFLELLGDTHLLREILTGPLKYAKALAGFPD